A genomic window from Qipengyuania oceanensis includes:
- the dnaE gene encoding DNA polymerase III subunit alpha — protein MAFAPFVPLRVLSSYSMLEGAIDPKGIAKLARERGFPAIAIADRNGLYGAVMFAKACKDEGVQPIIGTLLGVAREAEHGGGGDLPPVDYLPLYAQNEEGYDNLCHLVSKAHLERPLELDPHIRLADLQGRTDGLIALTGASEGGVTKLLAEQQHRHAEAVLAELERLFPGRLYVELARRHNPVEEAAEHALVDLAYARDLPLVATNPANFAEPHMSEAHDAMLCIAASTHVDNEDRARSNPDAWVKSAKMMEELFDDLPEATANTLVIAQRTAFAPPYRDPILPSLAGDLEGEARALAQDSRKGLDLRLAPYGELSADERKIYDDRLEYEIGIINQMGFPGYFLIVADFIKWAKDNGIPVGPGRGSGAGSLVAWALTITDLDPIRLGLLFERFLNPERVSMPDFDIDFCETRRGEVIRYVQAKYGSDHVAQIITFGKLKARAVLRDCGRILQMSYGHVDRLCKMVPNHPTDPWTLPRALNGVAEFKREYDNDNEVRRLIDLAMQLEGFPRNSSTHAAGVVIGDRPLDQLVPLYRDPRSDIPVTQFDMKHVESSGLVKFDFLGLKTLSVLRKAVDLLEARGVSIDLDRLPLDDATVYDLMKSGNTVGVFQLESEGMRRTLTAVKPTKFEDIIALVSLYRPGPMDNIPLFGKRKAGEVAIEYPHPRLEGILAETYGIFVYQEQVMQAAQILAGYSLGDADLLRRAMGKKVQAEMDAQRQRFVDGCKEVSGIDRKQANELFDLIDKFAGYGFNKSHAAAYALLAYQTAWLKTHYPHEFYAASMCFDMHQSEKLAIFVDDARRYPVAQGGPVEIAPPDVNASRSDFTVEETDHGLAVRYALAGIRNVGGKAMEAIVAERESNGAFTSLQDFFERLPKGSMNSRQLEGLICAGALDSIDENRARLFANIDHLLAVADHAERERSSGQAGLFFSEEKQEDTLRLTDAEPWSRAEKMAKERENFGFYFSAHPVQQFRAVASANGARSFASLMEGGAPAGSRTPAVMAAMVENVRREKTRRGKDFVRADFSDNTGQFSAACFEEGMVEKFEQWAADGTCILLNVELDSPSADEPPRITVRGGRPLSEVTSSARMLLKMDVLSPLAVAEVASVLEPGAPGQGEVMLCLKTGNGEEPTVRLGRNFRLDGEVAERLANIEGLANVALTTRRGSEHLRLVA, from the coding sequence ATGGCTTTCGCTCCCTTCGTTCCGCTGCGCGTCCTTTCCTCCTACTCGATGCTCGAAGGGGCGATCGACCCCAAGGGCATTGCCAAGCTTGCCAGGGAACGCGGCTTTCCCGCGATCGCGATTGCCGACCGCAACGGGCTCTACGGCGCGGTCATGTTCGCCAAGGCGTGCAAGGACGAAGGCGTGCAGCCGATCATCGGCACGCTGCTGGGCGTGGCACGCGAGGCCGAGCATGGCGGCGGCGGGGATCTGCCGCCGGTCGACTACCTCCCGCTCTATGCGCAGAACGAGGAAGGCTACGACAACCTCTGCCATCTGGTCAGCAAGGCGCATCTCGAACGCCCGCTCGAGCTTGATCCGCATATCAGGCTGGCCGATCTACAGGGACGGACCGACGGCCTGATTGCGCTGACCGGGGCGAGCGAAGGCGGGGTGACGAAGCTGCTCGCCGAACAGCAACACAGGCATGCTGAAGCGGTGCTGGCCGAACTCGAACGTTTGTTTCCTGGCCGTCTGTATGTGGAACTGGCGCGGCGTCACAATCCGGTGGAGGAAGCCGCCGAACATGCGCTGGTCGATCTCGCATATGCGCGCGATCTGCCGCTGGTGGCGACCAATCCCGCGAATTTCGCCGAACCGCACATGAGCGAGGCGCATGACGCGATGCTCTGCATTGCCGCTTCCACCCATGTCGATAACGAGGACCGCGCGCGCTCCAATCCGGACGCCTGGGTCAAGTCGGCCAAGATGATGGAGGAATTGTTCGACGATCTGCCCGAGGCGACCGCGAACACTCTCGTCATCGCGCAGCGGACTGCGTTCGCACCGCCATATCGCGATCCCATCCTGCCGAGCCTTGCCGGCGATCTCGAGGGCGAGGCGAGGGCGCTGGCACAGGATTCGCGCAAGGGCCTAGACCTGCGTCTTGCGCCCTATGGCGAGCTGAGCGCCGACGAGCGCAAGATATACGACGACCGGCTCGAGTACGAGATCGGGATCATCAACCAGATGGGCTTCCCCGGCTACTTCCTGATCGTTGCCGATTTCATCAAATGGGCGAAGGACAACGGCATCCCGGTCGGGCCGGGGCGCGGGTCCGGCGCCGGCAGCCTCGTCGCCTGGGCACTGACGATCACGGATCTCGATCCGATCAGGCTGGGCCTGCTGTTCGAGCGATTCCTCAATCCCGAGCGTGTTTCGATGCCGGACTTCGACATCGACTTCTGCGAAACGCGCCGCGGCGAAGTGATCCGGTACGTGCAGGCCAAGTACGGCAGCGATCACGTCGCCCAGATCATTACGTTCGGTAAGCTCAAGGCCCGTGCCGTGCTGCGCGATTGCGGTCGCATCCTGCAGATGAGCTACGGCCACGTGGACCGGCTGTGCAAAATGGTGCCGAACCATCCGACCGATCCGTGGACCCTGCCGCGCGCGCTGAACGGCGTGGCCGAGTTCAAGCGCGAATACGACAACGACAACGAGGTCAGGCGGCTGATCGACCTCGCGATGCAGCTTGAGGGGTTCCCGCGCAACAGCTCGACCCACGCCGCCGGCGTGGTGATCGGCGATCGCCCGCTCGACCAGCTGGTCCCGCTTTATCGCGATCCGCGATCGGACATCCCGGTCACCCAGTTCGACATGAAGCACGTCGAGAGCTCGGGCTTGGTCAAGTTCGACTTCCTCGGCCTGAAGACGCTGTCTGTCCTGCGCAAGGCCGTCGACCTGCTCGAGGCGCGCGGGGTTTCGATCGATCTCGATCGCTTGCCGCTCGACGATGCGACCGTCTACGACCTGATGAAATCGGGCAATACCGTCGGCGTGTTCCAGCTGGAATCGGAAGGAATGCGGCGCACGCTGACCGCGGTGAAGCCCACCAAGTTCGAAGACATCATCGCGCTCGTCTCGCTCTATCGGCCGGGTCCTATGGACAACATCCCGCTGTTCGGAAAACGCAAGGCGGGCGAGGTCGCGATCGAGTATCCGCACCCGAGGCTCGAGGGTATCCTCGCCGAGACCTACGGTATTTTCGTCTACCAGGAACAGGTGATGCAGGCCGCGCAGATACTCGCCGGCTATTCGCTCGGCGATGCCGACCTGTTGCGCCGCGCGATGGGCAAGAAGGTTCAGGCCGAAATGGACGCGCAGCGCCAGCGCTTCGTCGATGGCTGCAAGGAAGTTTCGGGGATCGACAGGAAGCAGGCGAACGAGCTGTTCGACTTGATCGACAAGTTCGCCGGCTACGGTTTCAACAAGAGCCACGCGGCCGCCTACGCGCTCCTTGCCTACCAGACAGCCTGGCTCAAGACGCATTACCCGCACGAATTCTACGCCGCGTCGATGTGCTTCGACATGCACCAGTCGGAAAAGCTCGCCATCTTCGTCGACGATGCACGGCGCTATCCGGTCGCGCAGGGCGGACCCGTGGAAATCGCGCCGCCGGACGTGAACGCCTCGCGTTCCGATTTCACGGTCGAGGAAACCGACCATGGGCTGGCGGTACGCTACGCCCTTGCCGGGATCCGCAATGTCGGGGGCAAGGCGATGGAGGCGATCGTCGCCGAGCGCGAAAGCAACGGCGCTTTCACTAGCCTGCAGGATTTCTTCGAGCGGTTGCCCAAGGGATCAATGAACTCGCGCCAGCTCGAAGGGCTGATCTGCGCAGGAGCGCTCGATTCCATCGACGAGAACCGCGCCAGGCTCTTCGCCAATATCGACCATCTGCTTGCGGTCGCCGACCATGCCGAGCGTGAGCGGTCGAGCGGACAGGCGGGGCTGTTCTTTTCCGAGGAAAAGCAGGAAGACACGTTGCGGCTGACCGACGCCGAACCCTGGTCGCGCGCCGAGAAGATGGCGAAGGAGCGCGAGAACTTCGGCTTCTATTTCTCCGCCCACCCGGTCCAGCAGTTCCGCGCGGTCGCCTCGGCCAATGGCGCGCGCAGCTTCGCATCGCTGATGGAAGGCGGCGCGCCGGCCGGCAGCCGCACGCCCGCGGTCATGGCTGCGATGGTCGAGAACGTCCGGCGCGAAAAGACCCGGCGCGGCAAGGATTTCGTGCGCGCCGATTTCTCCGACAACACCGGGCAGTTCAGCGCTGCGTGTTTCGAGGAAGGCATGGTCGAAAAGTTCGAACAATGGGCGGCGGACGGCACCTGCATCCTGCTC
- a CDS encoding serine hydrolase domain-containing protein, producing the protein MRTFMASAAALALAACASNGTAPMATAAKPTVTQVTPAQGPSMAAADSILFWDDARRSAAFRDMEQRFTGLEVSAASNPRALAQGQPLSPKAQAAIRSLMRESSAAGVMVLQDGKVRFEDYGLGFGPQERWTSFSVAKSFTSTLLGAAIRDGKIASIDTPVVSIIPALAGSAYDGVNVGQIATMTSGVAWNEDYTDPDSDVAKMLAVEPVAGESQVITYAKTLRREAPAGEKWVYKTLETNLLGLIVEEATGMPLAEYAASKIVEPAGFAGGMFWMQDLTGGNIGGCCLSLRLSDYARFGQFALEGGKGVVPDGWFTKSGSPLVEFGPQAPGFGYGYQWWAYPDGAYGAQGIFGQSITIVPSERLVIAAVSNWPTATSSKYRQATRDLIPVILED; encoded by the coding sequence ATGCGAACATTCATGGCTTCGGCGGCAGCGCTTGCGCTCGCAGCCTGCGCAAGCAACGGTACCGCTCCGATGGCGACGGCTGCGAAGCCAACCGTGACGCAGGTCACTCCCGCCCAGGGGCCCAGCATGGCCGCAGCGGACTCGATCCTCTTCTGGGACGATGCGCGCCGTTCCGCGGCTTTCCGCGACATGGAACAGCGCTTCACCGGGCTGGAGGTGTCCGCCGCCAGCAATCCGCGCGCACTGGCACAGGGCCAACCGCTTTCGCCGAAAGCACAGGCCGCCATCCGCAGCCTGATGCGCGAGTCCAGCGCGGCTGGGGTCATGGTGCTGCAGGACGGGAAAGTCCGGTTCGAGGACTATGGTCTGGGCTTCGGGCCGCAAGAGCGCTGGACGAGCTTCTCGGTCGCGAAGAGCTTTACCTCGACATTGCTCGGCGCGGCGATCCGCGATGGCAAGATCGCCAGCATCGATACACCGGTCGTCTCGATCATTCCCGCGCTCGCCGGAAGCGCCTACGACGGCGTGAACGTCGGCCAGATCGCTACGATGACCTCGGGCGTCGCGTGGAACGAGGATTACACCGATCCCGACAGCGATGTGGCCAAGATGCTGGCCGTCGAGCCGGTCGCGGGCGAATCGCAAGTGATCACCTACGCCAAGACCCTGCGTCGGGAAGCGCCGGCGGGGGAGAAATGGGTCTACAAGACACTGGAGACCAACCTGCTCGGCCTGATCGTCGAGGAGGCGACCGGCATGCCTCTGGCCGAATACGCGGCAAGCAAGATCGTGGAGCCGGCGGGCTTTGCGGGCGGCATGTTCTGGATGCAGGATCTGACCGGCGGCAATATCGGCGGTTGCTGCCTGTCGTTGCGCCTGTCCGACTATGCGCGTTTCGGCCAGTTCGCGCTCGAAGGCGGGAAGGGCGTGGTGCCGGATGGATGGTTCACCAAGTCCGGGTCGCCGCTGGTGGAGTTCGGGCCGCAGGCGCCGGGCTTCGGATACGGATACCAGTGGTGGGCCTATCCGGACGGTGCTTACGGCGCGCAGGGAATTTTCGGGCAGTCGATCACGATCGTGCCGTCGGAACGGCTGGTCATCGCCGCCGTCAGCAACTGGCCGACGGCCACAAGCTCGAAGTATCGCCAGGCGACACGCGACCTGATCCCGGTAATTCTCGAGGATTGA
- a CDS encoding SDR family NAD(P)-dependent oxidoreductase produces the protein MSVEKPFEGRLALVAGASKGIGAATAKALAAAGAHVVLTGRDVKALEAVEDEIHDAGGNSTIAPLDLTEPDAIARLANAIAGRWEKLDFLVLSAAYLPHLTPVTQIDGKQFSQAITTNLIAPQALLAAFDPMLKRADAARVIGLTSSIGTSPRPYWSAYATTKAAFENLLDSYAEEVERISKVRVAILDPGATRTEMRAKAYPGEDPQSVKSPDVVAARIFQLLRQDFETRYRERVVNPA, from the coding sequence ATGTCCGTCGAAAAGCCATTCGAAGGGCGGCTTGCGCTCGTCGCGGGAGCGAGCAAGGGAATTGGCGCGGCCACGGCCAAGGCCCTGGCCGCAGCGGGCGCGCACGTCGTGCTGACCGGTCGTGACGTCAAGGCGCTCGAAGCGGTCGAAGACGAGATCCACGATGCGGGCGGAAATTCCACGATCGCGCCGCTCGATCTGACGGAGCCCGATGCCATCGCGCGGCTGGCCAATGCGATTGCCGGGCGTTGGGAGAAACTGGATTTCCTCGTCCTGTCAGCAGCTTATCTACCACACCTCACACCGGTTACGCAGATCGACGGCAAGCAGTTCAGCCAGGCAATCACGACGAACCTGATCGCTCCGCAGGCCCTTCTCGCCGCCTTCGATCCGATGTTGAAGCGCGCCGATGCCGCGCGCGTCATCGGGCTCACGAGCAGTATCGGTACGAGCCCCCGGCCCTACTGGTCTGCCTATGCGACCACCAAGGCGGCGTTCGAAAACCTGCTCGACAGCTATGCCGAGGAAGTCGAGCGCATCTCGAAAGTGCGGGTCGCGATCCTCGATCCCGGGGCGACGCGCACCGAAATGCGGGCAAAGGCCTATCCCGGCGAAGATCCGCAAAGCGTGAAGTCGCCCGACGTCGTCGCGGCTCGCATTTTCCAGCTGTTACGGCAGGACTTCGAGACCCGCTATCGCGAGCGCGTGGTTAATCCCGCTTAA
- a CDS encoding glutathione peroxidase, translated as MTTIADFTVTSNRGEEVDLSDKLGKVLLVVNTASKCGFTPQYDGLEKLYQDYADKGFEVLGFPCNQFGAQEPGNADEIAEFCKVNFRVTFPLMEKVDVNGDDASPLFDWMKGEAPGLMGSKAIKWNFTKFLVDREGNVVKRYAPQDTPARIAKDIEKLL; from the coding sequence ATGACGACTATCGCCGATTTCACCGTGACTTCGAACCGGGGCGAGGAAGTCGATCTGTCGGACAAGCTCGGCAAGGTGCTGCTTGTGGTGAATACGGCCAGCAAATGCGGTTTCACACCTCAGTACGACGGGCTCGAGAAGCTCTACCAGGATTATGCCGACAAGGGCTTCGAAGTGCTCGGCTTCCCGTGCAACCAGTTCGGGGCGCAGGAACCGGGCAATGCCGACGAGATCGCCGAGTTCTGCAAGGTGAACTTCCGCGTTACCTTCCCGCTGATGGAGAAGGTCGACGTCAACGGCGACGATGCCAGCCCGCTGTTCGACTGGATGAAGGGCGAAGCGCCCGGCCTGATGGGCTCCAAGGCGATCAAGTGGAACTTCACCAAGTTCCTCGTCGATCGCGAGGGCAATGTGGTGAAGCGCTACGCCCCGCAGGATACGCCCGCACGGATCGCCAAGGACATCGAAAAGCTTCTCTGA
- the purF gene encoding amidophosphoribosyltransferase, whose translation MNLTHPFLDVDGDKLREECGVFGAINAPDAAALTALGLHALQHRGQEAAGITSFDGAEFFSRRGIGHVAENFSSSEAIAELPGFMAAGHVRYSTTGGSGLRNVQPLYADLASGGFAVAHNGNISNAATLREELVGRGAIFQSTSDTEVIIHLVATSRYPTMIDRFVDALRMVEGAYSLVVMTPEGMIACRDPLGIRPLVMGRIGDATVFASESVAFDVCGADFIRQVEPGELIRVDFDGEIQSLRPFGTHRPRPCIFEHVYFSRPDSIFDGRSVYSARKAIGQELAKESPADVDLVVPVPDSGVPAAIGYAQESGVPFELGIIRSHYVGRTFIQPSDSARHSGVRRKHNANRGLVEGKRIVLIDDSIVRGTTSMKIVQMMRDAGAREVHFRVASPPTAHSCYYGVDTPERSKLLAARMDVEPMREFIKADSLAFVSIDGLYRAVGSEKRNSSCPQFCDACFTGEYPTSLTDLNQQVEGNAQLSFPVHKVA comes from the coding sequence ATGAACCTCACGCATCCGTTTCTAGACGTCGACGGCGACAAGCTGCGCGAGGAATGCGGTGTGTTCGGCGCAATCAATGCGCCCGACGCCGCGGCGCTGACCGCGCTGGGCCTCCACGCGCTCCAGCATCGCGGGCAGGAAGCGGCCGGCATCACCAGTTTCGACGGTGCGGAATTCTTTTCCCGGCGCGGCATCGGCCACGTGGCGGAAAACTTCTCGTCCAGCGAAGCGATCGCCGAACTTCCGGGCTTCATGGCCGCGGGCCATGTCCGCTATTCGACGACAGGCGGCTCCGGCCTCCGAAACGTGCAGCCGCTTTATGCAGACCTTGCATCCGGCGGTTTTGCCGTCGCGCACAACGGCAATATCTCGAACGCGGCCACCCTGCGCGAGGAACTTGTCGGTCGCGGTGCGATCTTCCAGTCGACTTCCGACACGGAGGTCATCATCCACCTCGTCGCGACGAGCCGCTATCCGACAATGATCGATCGCTTCGTCGACGCGCTGCGCATGGTCGAAGGTGCCTATTCGCTCGTCGTGATGACGCCGGAAGGCATGATCGCCTGCCGCGACCCGTTGGGGATCCGCCCGCTCGTGATGGGCCGCATCGGCGATGCCACGGTGTTCGCCAGCGAGAGCGTCGCTTTCGACGTGTGCGGCGCCGACTTCATCCGCCAGGTCGAGCCCGGTGAGCTCATCCGCGTTGATTTCGACGGAGAGATCCAGTCGCTCCGGCCCTTCGGGACGCACCGCCCGCGCCCCTGCATTTTCGAACACGTCTATTTCAGCCGCCCCGATTCGATCTTCGACGGCCGCTCGGTCTATTCGGCGCGCAAGGCGATCGGCCAGGAACTGGCCAAGGAAAGCCCGGCGGATGTCGACCTGGTCGTACCGGTCCCCGACAGCGGGGTACCGGCAGCCATCGGTTATGCGCAGGAATCGGGCGTTCCGTTCGAGCTCGGCATCATCCGGTCCCATTATGTCGGCCGCACTTTCATCCAGCCATCCGACAGCGCGCGTCATTCGGGCGTGCGGCGCAAGCACAACGCGAACCGCGGCCTGGTCGAAGGAAAGCGCATCGTTCTCATCGACGATTCGATCGTCCGCGGCACGACAAGCATGAAGATCGTGCAGATGATGCGCGATGCCGGTGCCCGCGAAGTGCATTTCCGTGTCGCCAGTCCGCCGACCGCGCACAGCTGCTATTATGGCGTAGATACGCCGGAGCGTTCGAAACTGCTTGCCGCGCGCATGGATGTCGAGCCGATGCGGGAATTCATCAAGGCCGACAGCCTCGCCTTCGTCTCGATCGACGGGCTTTATCGCGCGGTCGGCAGCGAGAAGCGCAACTCTTCGTGCCCGCAATTCTGCGATGCCTGCTTTACCGGCGAATATCCGACGTCGCTTACCGATCTCAACCAGCAGGTCGAAGGCAACGCTCAACTATCATTCCCCGTACACAAGGTCGCCTGA
- a CDS encoding PilZ domain-containing protein: MTSSTQYRYEVAAQEDRCAPRVKLTIPGQLRASGGRAFQTVVHDLSISGFSASAISRMHDGQLCWLTLPGLESLQAQVVWWDNCQVGCAFSELLNPVVHENILARYSGQGAYR; this comes from the coding sequence GTGACATCATCGACCCAGTACCGCTATGAAGTCGCCGCGCAGGAAGACCGCTGCGCTCCGCGCGTGAAGCTGACGATCCCGGGCCAGCTGCGCGCTTCGGGCGGACGGGCGTTCCAGACCGTCGTTCACGATCTCTCGATCTCCGGCTTTTCGGCATCGGCGATCAGCCGGATGCACGATGGGCAGCTTTGCTGGCTTACCTTGCCAGGGCTCGAATCCCTCCAGGCCCAGGTCGTCTGGTGGGACAATTGCCAGGTCGGTTGTGCGTTTTCAGAGTTGCTGAACCCGGTCGTGCACGAGAACATTCTCGCACGCTACTCAGGCCAGGGTGCCTACCGCTAA
- a CDS encoding ABC transporter ATP-binding protein: MNSPVVRLRGLTRSFEQGGVRIDVLRGVDLDINRGEIVALLGPSGSGKSTLLQAVGLLEGGFGGNIAISGTDAETLDASGRTELRRNHMGFVYQFHHLLPDFNAIENVVLPQLVAGRARATAEDRAAELLTALGLAQRLDHRPSQLSGGEQQRVAVARALANRPELVLADEPTGNLDEATSDRVFAEFLSLVRGEGSAALVATHNERLAARMDRVVRLHEGRLQHQGKADA, translated from the coding sequence ATGAATAGTCCTGTCGTACGCCTGCGTGGGCTGACCCGCAGTTTCGAGCAGGGCGGCGTCCGGATCGACGTGCTGCGCGGCGTGGATCTCGACATCAACCGGGGCGAGATCGTCGCGCTGCTCGGGCCGTCGGGCTCGGGTAAGTCGACCCTGCTCCAGGCCGTCGGTCTGCTCGAAGGCGGGTTTGGCGGTAATATCGCCATCTCGGGGACCGATGCGGAAACGCTCGATGCGTCCGGCCGCACGGAGCTTCGCCGCAATCACATGGGCTTTGTCTACCAGTTCCATCACCTGCTGCCCGATTTCAACGCGATCGAGAACGTGGTCCTACCCCAGCTGGTAGCAGGCCGCGCTCGCGCGACGGCCGAAGATCGGGCCGCTGAACTGCTGACTGCGCTCGGCCTCGCGCAGCGGCTCGACCACCGGCCGAGCCAGCTGTCGGGCGGCGAGCAGCAACGCGTCGCGGTAGCCCGGGCGCTTGCCAACCGGCCCGAACTGGTGCTGGCGGACGAGCCTACCGGCAATCTGGACGAGGCGACTTCGGACCGCGTCTTCGCGGAGTTTCTTTCGCTCGTTCGCGGGGAAGGAAGCGCCGCTCTCGTCGCAACGCATAACGAGCGTCTCGCTGCAAGGATGGACCGGGTGGTACGCTTGCACGAAGGGCGCTTGCAGCATCAAGGGAAGGCAGACGCATGA
- a CDS encoding lipoprotein-releasing ABC transporter permease subunit, translating into MILSPFEWTIAKRYLLPGRGEAFIALVAGISVGVVMLSVAMLVIVMSVMNGFRAELLDKIVGLNGHAIVQAYGGRLDDWENVLNEIRETPDVVSASPLIEQPLLASFNGRVEAVLVRGNVQRDIDDLKDKVVFGNLGELQAGASNVAIGARLAENIGARVGDTITIINPQGRSTPFGTVPRQIGYRVAAIFEVGIYDYDQSFVVMPMEDAQTLLLIGDTVGMIEVKVTDPDRVEEILAPVEARLSGRAVVSDWKTINATLFEALQVERVAMFFALSFMVVVAAFNILSSLVMLVRAKTRDIAIMRTMGATRKSLLKIFVTTGFTVGAIGTFAGLILGFIVLYFRQGIVRLIEVVTGQNLWDPSIRFLSTLPSRTDPLEVVGIAALALVMSFLATLYPAFKASSTDPVQVLRYE; encoded by the coding sequence TTGATACTTTCCCCGTTCGAATGGACGATTGCAAAACGTTACCTGCTTCCGGGCAGGGGCGAGGCCTTCATCGCGCTCGTTGCGGGCATTTCGGTGGGCGTCGTCATGCTCTCGGTTGCGATGCTGGTCATCGTCATGAGTGTCATGAACGGCTTCCGGGCCGAACTGCTCGACAAGATCGTAGGTCTGAACGGCCACGCCATCGTCCAGGCGTACGGCGGCCGGCTCGACGACTGGGAAAATGTCCTCAACGAGATCCGCGAGACGCCCGATGTCGTAAGCGCATCGCCGCTCATCGAGCAGCCCTTGCTCGCCAGTTTCAACGGCCGGGTCGAGGCAGTGCTCGTGCGCGGCAACGTCCAGCGCGACATCGACGATCTGAAGGACAAGGTCGTCTTCGGAAACCTGGGCGAACTGCAGGCCGGTGCGAGCAATGTCGCGATCGGCGCGAGGCTTGCCGAAAACATCGGCGCGCGTGTCGGTGACACGATCACGATCATCAATCCGCAAGGCCGCTCGACCCCGTTCGGTACGGTCCCGCGCCAGATCGGCTACCGCGTGGCCGCGATCTTCGAAGTGGGTATCTACGATTACGACCAGTCCTTCGTCGTCATGCCGATGGAAGATGCCCAGACGCTGCTGCTGATCGGCGACACGGTCGGCATGATCGAAGTCAAGGTGACCGATCCCGATAGGGTCGAGGAAATCCTCGCGCCGGTAGAGGCGCGCTTGTCGGGCAGGGCGGTAGTCTCCGACTGGAAGACGATCAACGCGACCCTGTTCGAGGCGCTCCAGGTGGAGCGGGTGGCGATGTTCTTCGCGCTCAGCTTCATGGTCGTGGTGGCCGCGTTCAACATCCTGTCCTCGCTGGTCATGCTGGTGCGCGCCAAAACGCGCGACATCGCCATCATGCGAACGATGGGGGCGACCCGGAAGAGCCTGCTCAAGATCTTCGTCACCACCGGCTTCACGGTTGGCGCGATCGGCACGTTCGCCGGCCTGATCCTGGGCTTCATTGTGCTCTATTTCCGGCAGGGCATCGTGCGTTTGATCGAGGTCGTCACGGGGCAGAACCTGTGGGATCCGTCGATCCGCTTCCTTTCCACCCTGCCTTCGCGAACCGATCCGCTCGAAGTCGTCGGGATCGCGGCGCTGGCGCTGGTGATGAGCTTCCTTGCGACGCTTTACCCGGCGTTCAAGGCGTCGAGCACCGATCCGGTACAGGTGCTTCGCTATGAATAG